From the Luteolibacter arcticus genome, one window contains:
- a CDS encoding RNA polymerase sigma factor — MIDVPQLTSGLVRCEEAAWRDFHGGYFSRLKAQAMARGVAESDAAEVVQRVYLRILRHVKVFQADTDFDAWLSCLVRCESIDAGRRANRRTWMGERFQQWQELRRPGSVAEGLDLESAMNQLEQCERELLVRHYVEGWSQEELAREQATTPKAVESKLARLRRRLRVLLENPDVC; from the coding sequence ATGATCGATGTGCCCCAACTGACCAGCGGGCTGGTCCGCTGCGAGGAAGCCGCCTGGCGAGACTTCCACGGCGGCTATTTCTCGCGGCTGAAGGCACAGGCGATGGCGCGCGGTGTGGCAGAAAGTGATGCTGCCGAGGTGGTGCAGCGTGTTTACCTGCGGATCCTGCGTCATGTGAAAGTCTTCCAAGCCGATACGGACTTCGATGCCTGGCTGTCCTGCCTGGTGCGTTGTGAGTCGATCGATGCGGGCCGCCGTGCCAACCGGCGCACTTGGATGGGCGAGCGATTCCAGCAATGGCAGGAGCTTCGCCGCCCGGGCTCGGTGGCGGAGGGTCTCGACCTCGAATCGGCTATGAACCAACTCGAGCAATGCGAGCGCGAGCTGCTGGTAAGACACTATGTCGAAGGCTGGTCCCAGGAGGAACTCGCCCGCGAACAAGCAACCACGCCGAAGGCGGTGGAATCGAAACTGGCCCGTCTGCGGAGGCGTTTGAGAGTCCTGCTGGAGAACCCCGATGTCTGTTAG
- a CDS encoding OmpH family outer membrane protein, with protein MLKIAFLAVLLFSSFATAQEARLRIASVDMNRLFDGYHRTETAIKEINIEQARILKQSNDRLVRIREIKDSLEKLIKQLEDPTLAESKKQQLQKQGSELRQEGIELERERKDFMTRRGQMLQERVTQQRQGLLAEVRKLVEEEAKAGDYDYVFDTSAVSNSGSSFVISSGSPDNLTDRLLTKLNDGAAKKEAVKPDTE; from the coding sequence ATGCTCAAGATCGCCTTCCTCGCCGTCCTTCTGTTCAGCTCTTTCGCGACGGCGCAGGAGGCCAGGCTGAGGATCGCGTCCGTGGACATGAACCGGCTGTTCGACGGTTACCATCGCACGGAGACGGCAATCAAGGAGATCAACATCGAGCAGGCCCGCATCCTGAAGCAGAGCAACGACCGGCTCGTGCGGATCCGCGAGATCAAGGACTCGCTGGAGAAGCTGATTAAGCAGCTCGAGGATCCAACCCTCGCGGAGTCGAAGAAGCAGCAACTCCAGAAGCAGGGGAGCGAGCTGCGGCAGGAGGGCATCGAGCTGGAGCGAGAGCGAAAGGACTTCATGACGCGCCGGGGCCAGATGCTTCAGGAGCGAGTGACGCAGCAGAGGCAGGGGCTGCTCGCGGAGGTGCGCAAGTTGGTGGAGGAAGAAGCGAAGGCGGGAGATTACGACTATGTGTTCGATACTTCAGCGGTCAGCAATTCGGGATCGTCCTTTGTCATTTCATCCGGCTCGCCCGACAACCTCACGGATCGTCTTCTCACGAAACTGAATGACGGTGCCGCTAAGAAGGAGGCCGTGAAGCCGGATACTGAATGA
- the kaiC gene encoding circadian clock protein KaiC yields the protein MPRKASSSSSDDHPAIPKAPTGIKGLDEITGGGLPAGRPTLLSGSAGAGKTLFATEFIVRGALEFGEPGVFMMFEENAGELTANVRSLGFDLKKLAASKKIILDHVHIERSEIEETGEYDLEGLFIRLGHAIDTIGAKRVVLDTIEALFAGLPDHAILRAELRRLFRWLKDRGVTALITGEKGEGSITRFGLEEYVADCVITLDHRVSDQISTRRLRVVKYRGSSHGTNEYPFLIGERGISVLPITSLKLDHHAPTEQVATGIAALDEMFGGKGIFRGSSMLVSGSPGTGKSSIGASFVDAACKRGEKALLFAYEESAQQIIRNMLSIGIDLEKWIKKGLLQIHSSRPTLQGLEQHLVMMHDTVVAFQPSVVAVDPISNLTLERDELEVKPTLMRLIDFLKQQDITAVFTSLTHGTMAITPSEDSQVGVSSLMDVWLLLRNHEMNGERNRTLYVLKARGMSHSNQVREFVMGDSGIDLVDVYLGANGVFTGTSRITQEARERATRQIDRQDHERKMRRFLSNQKAIEVQISLLKSQAESEAAEMDFALAQEVAREDTEKTDFDTLSTRRGGSQAGNGRNKPKA from the coding sequence ATGCCTCGCAAAGCCTCCTCCTCCTCTTCAGACGATCACCCCGCCATTCCCAAGGCGCCGACAGGCATCAAAGGCCTTGATGAAATCACTGGTGGTGGATTGCCCGCTGGCCGGCCCACCTTGCTTTCCGGAAGTGCGGGTGCCGGAAAGACCCTGTTCGCCACGGAGTTCATTGTCCGTGGTGCCTTAGAGTTTGGCGAACCGGGCGTGTTCATGATGTTCGAGGAGAATGCCGGCGAGTTGACCGCCAACGTGCGCTCCCTCGGCTTCGACCTGAAGAAACTGGCCGCTAGCAAGAAGATCATTCTCGATCACGTCCACATTGAGCGGAGCGAGATCGAAGAAACCGGTGAATACGACCTCGAGGGCCTCTTCATCCGCTTGGGACACGCCATCGATACCATCGGCGCGAAGCGGGTCGTTCTCGACACGATCGAGGCACTCTTCGCGGGTCTGCCGGACCATGCGATTTTACGGGCCGAACTCAGGCGCCTGTTCCGCTGGCTGAAGGACCGCGGGGTCACAGCCCTGATCACCGGCGAAAAGGGCGAAGGGAGCATCACCCGTTTCGGCCTGGAAGAATATGTGGCCGACTGCGTGATCACCTTGGATCACCGCGTCAGTGACCAGATTTCCACGCGACGCCTGCGGGTAGTCAAGTATCGAGGCTCATCCCATGGCACCAATGAATATCCGTTCCTGATCGGCGAACGCGGCATTTCGGTCCTGCCCATCACCTCGCTGAAGCTCGACCATCATGCTCCCACCGAGCAGGTCGCCACCGGGATTGCCGCGCTCGACGAGATGTTCGGAGGCAAAGGAATCTTCCGCGGTTCCAGCATGCTGGTGTCCGGTTCCCCTGGCACCGGCAAGAGCAGCATCGGGGCAAGCTTCGTGGATGCGGCCTGCAAGCGGGGGGAAAAAGCGCTGCTCTTCGCCTACGAGGAATCCGCCCAACAGATCATTCGCAACATGCTTTCGATCGGCATCGATCTGGAGAAATGGATCAAGAAGGGCCTTCTTCAGATTCATTCCTCGCGCCCTACCCTTCAGGGACTGGAGCAGCATCTGGTCATGATGCACGACACGGTGGTCGCCTTTCAACCGTCCGTCGTGGCGGTGGATCCGATCAGCAATCTCACCCTGGAGCGCGACGAGCTGGAAGTGAAGCCCACCTTGATGCGTCTGATCGACTTTCTCAAGCAACAGGATATCACCGCGGTCTTCACCAGCCTGACTCACGGGACGATGGCCATCACTCCAAGTGAGGATTCCCAAGTCGGCGTTTCCTCGCTGATGGACGTCTGGTTGCTCCTGCGAAATCACGAAATGAATGGCGAGCGCAACCGCACGCTCTACGTGCTCAAAGCGCGCGGCATGTCCCACTCCAACCAAGTCCGGGAATTCGTGATGGGAGATTCAGGCATCGATCTCGTCGACGTTTATCTCGGCGCGAATGGCGTATTTACCGGCACTTCGCGGATCACCCAAGAAGCGCGCGAACGCGCAACACGACAGATCGACCGCCAGGACCACGAGCGGAAAATGCGGCGGTTCCTCTCCAACCAGAAGGCCATCGAAGTCCAGATTTCACTACTCAAGTCGCAAGCGGAATCGGAGGCCGCGGAAATGGACTTCGCACTGGCACAGGAAGTGGCCCGGGAGGATACGGAGAAGACGGATTTCGACACCCTTTCCACGCGCCGCGGCGGAAGCCAGGCCGGCAACGGCCGCAACAAACCAAAAGCATGA
- a CDS encoding circadian clock KaiB family protein, which translates to MKDCKKTKPGKPATSTVPAFQLRLYVAGKTEKSLTALSNLKRICETHMAGQYRIELIDLLQTPQLAAGDQILAVPTLVRRLPEPIKKIIGDLSNEDRVLVGLDVQPVRD; encoded by the coding sequence ATGAAGGACTGCAAGAAAACCAAACCCGGCAAACCTGCCACTTCCACGGTTCCGGCGTTCCAACTGCGGCTCTACGTCGCGGGGAAGACGGAGAAATCCCTCACGGCACTGTCGAACCTCAAGCGCATCTGTGAGACCCACATGGCCGGGCAGTATCGGATCGAGCTGATCGACCTGCTGCAAACTCCCCAACTTGCCGCTGGCGACCAGATCCTGGCTGTGCCGACGCTGGTGCGGCGTCTTCCCGAGCCCATCAAGAAAATCATCGGAGACCTCTCCAACGAGGATCGGGTGCTGGTGGGTCTCGATGTCCAACCCGTGCGGGATTGA
- a CDS encoding discoidin domain-containing protein, translated as MKEDRLDLLLHALFEESLGEADRAELNAMLAADPQARARYRRVVAIHSVLVRKAASPSFFEAPVTEKVTAFPRRWLTAVAAVALLAGGLSFVALRPRGPVANVLETQGVAWAEGSATPSAGRLPVAVPLEFTRGFVRLGFPSGANVTLEAPCRFRLDEKEALSVLHGRASVHTPDGAEGFRIDTPGGRFVDLGTEFGLAVGSDGTTPVVLTEVFKGELEIEATSTRLTVGESRALVREEGKPKLLAALDESPVTLVNHARALPAAISSADNLASGKPVFSPGYCTRPHGSVFPPENLTDGRLNDSGVPGDWSFWLAPDGDDGEFTVDLLQPQKVGRVSLQNTNNRGIDDRGTAAFEVFGSLDNKHFFPLTDGELPRINSPRGSEFPFHDFSFSPVEARYMKMVVSRHYRHLKRPASDPHHGGGLNEIRIFAE; from the coding sequence ATGAAGGAAGACCGGCTCGATCTCCTGTTGCACGCGCTCTTCGAGGAGAGCCTCGGGGAGGCTGATCGCGCGGAGTTGAATGCCATGCTGGCCGCCGATCCACAGGCGCGGGCTCGCTACCGCCGGGTCGTGGCGATTCACTCGGTCTTGGTGCGCAAGGCGGCATCGCCGTCGTTCTTCGAAGCTCCGGTCACTGAGAAAGTGACCGCTTTTCCAAGGCGTTGGCTCACGGCCGTGGCGGCAGTTGCGCTGCTGGCGGGAGGACTTTCGTTCGTCGCATTGCGTCCGCGTGGGCCGGTGGCAAACGTCCTCGAAACACAAGGGGTCGCCTGGGCCGAGGGATCGGCCACGCCCTCGGCGGGCCGTTTGCCGGTGGCGGTGCCCCTTGAGTTCACGCGCGGCTTCGTGAGACTTGGCTTTCCCAGCGGGGCGAACGTGACTCTTGAAGCACCGTGCCGCTTCCGTCTGGACGAAAAGGAAGCGCTTTCCGTGCTCCATGGACGGGCCTCCGTCCACACCCCGGATGGTGCGGAGGGCTTCCGCATCGACACGCCCGGCGGTCGCTTTGTCGATCTCGGCACCGAGTTCGGGCTGGCAGTCGGCAGCGATGGCACGACACCCGTCGTGCTCACGGAGGTCTTCAAGGGCGAATTGGAGATCGAGGCGACGAGCACCCGCCTGACCGTGGGAGAAAGCCGGGCTCTCGTGCGTGAGGAGGGCAAGCCGAAGCTACTTGCCGCCCTCGACGAGTCGCCGGTGACGCTGGTCAACCATGCCCGTGCGCTGCCAGCGGCGATCTCTTCCGCGGACAATCTCGCCTCCGGAAAGCCGGTCTTTAGTCCCGGCTACTGCACCCGTCCGCACGGCTCGGTGTTTCCGCCGGAGAATCTAACCGACGGACGCCTGAATGACAGCGGGGTCCCCGGCGATTGGTCGTTCTGGCTCGCGCCGGACGGCGATGACGGGGAGTTCACCGTGGACTTGCTGCAGCCTCAGAAAGTCGGGCGTGTTTCCCTGCAAAACACCAACAACCGCGGCATCGATGATCGCGGGACGGCTGCCTTCGAGGTGTTTGGTTCGTTGGACAACAAGCACTTCTTCCCGCTGACCGATGGTGAACTCCCGCGTATCAACTCGCCTCGTGGCAGCGAGTTTCCGTTCCACGACTTCAGCTTCAGCCCCGTGGAAGCTCGATATATGAAGATGGTGGTCAGCCGGCACTATCGCCATCTCAAGCGACCTGCCAGCGATCCTCACCATGGAGGCGGACTGAATGAGATCCGGATTTTTGCCGAATGA
- a CDS encoding circadian clock KaiB family protein, with translation MNDAPTPAEVLEAFEEAARAQAGVRYLFRLYVTGPTVQSNRAIVNTRRICEEHLKDRYDLEVVDICQHPELARSEQIIAAPTLVKQQPLPVRRFVGDMSRTDRLLAAIGLPGITPVQTAVP, from the coding sequence ATGAACGATGCTCCAACGCCGGCAGAAGTCCTCGAAGCCTTCGAGGAGGCAGCGCGGGCGCAGGCCGGGGTTCGCTATCTCTTTCGCCTCTACGTGACGGGCCCCACCGTGCAATCGAACCGGGCGATCGTGAACACCCGCCGGATTTGCGAAGAGCATCTCAAGGACCGCTATGATCTCGAGGTGGTCGACATTTGTCAGCATCCCGAATTGGCGCGGAGCGAACAGATCATCGCAGCGCCCACGCTGGTGAAACAACAGCCGCTACCGGTGCGGAGATTCGTCGGCGACATGTCGCGAACCGACCGGCTTCTCGCCGCCATAGGCTTGCCGGGCATCACCCCGGTCCAAACAGCGGTGCCCTAA
- a CDS encoding sigma-70 family RNA polymerase sigma factor: MSAEPHSAEERIVGLIARHQPEIHRYVLSLLPDRMLADDVVQETNLVLWRKAAEYDAAQPFLPWALTIAWYQVKAARRDSGRDRHVFDDSLVELLAVENREHDARETDLEAALEKCLGELSESNRRLILARYTPGASVQDLAAERKQTPTALSLVLMRLRKALEVCIERKLATS, from the coding sequence ATGTCCGCCGAACCGCACAGCGCAGAGGAAAGAATCGTGGGCCTGATTGCCCGGCATCAGCCGGAGATCCATCGCTATGTGCTTTCCCTGCTGCCGGATCGCATGCTGGCGGACGATGTGGTGCAGGAGACCAATCTCGTCCTCTGGCGCAAGGCGGCGGAGTATGACGCCGCCCAGCCTTTCCTGCCGTGGGCACTCACCATCGCGTGGTATCAGGTGAAAGCCGCCCGCCGCGATTCCGGGCGCGACCGCCATGTCTTCGACGACTCGCTGGTGGAACTCCTGGCCGTGGAGAATCGAGAACACGATGCCCGCGAGACGGATCTGGAAGCCGCGTTGGAGAAGTGTCTCGGCGAGCTTTCCGAAAGCAACCGCCGCCTGATCCTCGCGCGCTACACGCCGGGCGCCTCCGTGCAGGACCTGGCGGCGGAGCGCAAGCAGACGCCGACCGCGCTTTCGCTGGTGCTGATGCGGCTCCGCAAGGCGCTGGAAGTCTGCATCGAACGCAAACTCGCCACCTCATGA
- a CDS encoding PSD1 and planctomycete cytochrome C domain-containing protein, translating to MISRTHIGALIALALPVHAAVDFARDVRPILNSHCTACHGGVKEAGEVSFIYRDKALGKGESGKTIIVPGDPAASEVMARILSTDPDEVMPKPEHGPRLADAEIATLRQWIQEGAKWGEHWSFVAPEKHQPPTVKDTAWPRNDIDRFLLSRMESEGLKPSKEADKAALLRRVSLDLTGLPPSIAELDAFLADTSADAYDKQVTRLLGSPRFGERWASVWMDLARYADSEGLGIDGRRNVWKYRDWLISAFNRDQPYDQFTVDQLAGDLVPNATLDQRIATTFHRLTQANNEGGTDDEEFRVVATMDRVSTTWEVWQGVTMGCVQCHSHPYDPIRHDEYYRFMAFFNQATDNDVPEGHPTLRVPLDKARHAEAGSLQDKISRLEEQLYERRRSMASRSSWTKSSGMTGSSKRAKLEVVKHDGVEEFRTIGNVSAGAVHTLDIPKPTGFRQLTAFGVEIRPVEEAKASHTPEWGAMINKIQLELVSPDGKTTPVPLAEVIADEAHPIFDPNLSLKGSNRGWGQYTKIFKPRHAIVTLQQPLDIPAGATMRVILAHATDSAGGAYPLIAKRGRIALTDNNAWTTPDAEVEAMKKELADARKALAGIPATTTPVMRDLPPELARETRQFIRGNWIDKGALIDKPGTPVVFPPMPAGKPADRLTMAQWIASPRNPLTARVAVNRFWLELFGTGIVPTPEDFGSAGEKPTHPELLDTLAVRFQSDMKWSIKSLLRELVTSAAYRQDGTTSPEMAERDAGNRLLARGPRQRLTGEMARDHALAASGLITQRDGGAPAYPPLPAGVWRPFDAGDKWMTPPEGDAGRYTRSVYVYWKRSIPYPTLATFDAPSRELCSKRRILSNTPLQALAVLNDPAFHECAQGLARQMKYQVGGDGDARLSLGYRTTTSRTITPDRLGELRALFQKLEKDYAANPDLMKGMAGTPDGAAYTVIGSVLLNLDEALIR from the coding sequence ATGATTTCGAGAACCCACATCGGAGCGCTGATCGCGCTCGCACTGCCGGTTCACGCAGCGGTCGATTTCGCCCGCGACGTGCGTCCAATCCTGAACTCCCATTGCACGGCCTGCCACGGCGGGGTGAAGGAGGCCGGCGAGGTCTCGTTCATCTACCGCGACAAGGCGCTCGGCAAAGGGGAGTCCGGCAAGACCATCATCGTGCCGGGAGATCCGGCGGCATCGGAGGTAATGGCGCGCATTCTTTCCACCGATCCCGACGAGGTGATGCCAAAGCCCGAGCACGGGCCGCGACTGGCGGACGCCGAGATCGCCACGCTGCGCCAATGGATCCAGGAAGGCGCGAAGTGGGGTGAGCACTGGTCCTTTGTCGCTCCGGAAAAGCATCAGCCGCCAACGGTGAAAGACACGGCGTGGCCGCGCAATGACATCGATCGCTTCCTGCTCTCGAGGATGGAGAGCGAGGGCCTGAAGCCGTCGAAGGAGGCGGACAAGGCAGCGCTGTTGCGACGGGTTTCGCTGGACCTAACAGGTCTGCCGCCGTCGATCGCTGAACTCGACGCCTTTCTCGCTGACACGTCGGCGGACGCCTATGACAAGCAAGTGACGCGTCTGTTAGGATCGCCGCGTTTCGGCGAACGTTGGGCGAGCGTGTGGATGGACCTTGCCCGCTACGCGGACTCCGAAGGCCTAGGGATCGACGGGCGGCGCAACGTGTGGAAATACCGCGACTGGCTGATCTCCGCCTTCAACCGCGACCAGCCTTACGACCAATTCACCGTCGACCAACTCGCTGGAGACCTCGTGCCGAATGCGACACTGGACCAGCGGATCGCCACCACCTTTCACCGGCTCACGCAGGCGAACAACGAGGGCGGAACCGATGATGAGGAATTCCGCGTGGTGGCAACCATGGACCGGGTCTCGACGACCTGGGAGGTTTGGCAGGGTGTGACCATGGGGTGCGTGCAGTGCCACAGCCATCCCTACGACCCGATCCGCCACGACGAGTACTACCGCTTCATGGCCTTCTTCAATCAGGCCACGGACAATGACGTGCCGGAGGGCCATCCGACGCTGCGCGTGCCGCTGGATAAAGCCCGTCATGCGGAGGCCGGGAGCTTGCAGGACAAGATCAGCCGGCTCGAAGAGCAGTTGTACGAGCGGCGTCGCTCGATGGCTTCGCGTTCTTCGTGGACGAAATCCTCCGGTATGACCGGCAGCAGCAAAAGGGCGAAGCTGGAGGTGGTGAAGCATGATGGCGTGGAAGAGTTCCGCACGATCGGGAACGTCTCCGCCGGGGCGGTGCATACGCTGGACATTCCGAAGCCCACCGGCTTCCGGCAGCTCACGGCGTTCGGCGTGGAGATCCGACCGGTCGAAGAAGCCAAGGCGAGCCACACGCCTGAGTGGGGTGCGATGATCAACAAGATCCAACTGGAACTGGTGAGCCCGGACGGCAAGACGACGCCGGTCCCGCTGGCGGAGGTCATCGCGGATGAGGCACATCCGATCTTTGATCCGAACCTCTCGCTCAAGGGCTCCAACCGCGGCTGGGGGCAATACACGAAGATCTTCAAGCCACGGCACGCCATCGTGACGCTGCAGCAGCCGCTCGACATTCCGGCCGGTGCCACGATGCGGGTGATCCTTGCCCACGCCACGGATTCGGCTGGGGGAGCCTATCCGCTGATCGCGAAGCGCGGACGCATCGCGCTGACCGACAATAACGCGTGGACCACGCCCGATGCCGAGGTCGAAGCGATGAAGAAGGAACTGGCAGACGCCCGCAAGGCACTGGCGGGGATTCCCGCCACGACCACACCCGTGATGCGCGATTTGCCGCCGGAGTTGGCGCGTGAGACCCGCCAATTCATCCGCGGCAACTGGATCGACAAGGGCGCGTTGATCGACAAGCCCGGCACGCCCGTGGTGTTTCCACCGATGCCGGCGGGCAAGCCAGCGGATCGCCTGACGATGGCCCAGTGGATTGCCTCTCCGAGGAATCCTCTGACCGCGCGCGTCGCTGTGAACCGCTTCTGGCTGGAACTCTTCGGCACGGGCATCGTGCCCACGCCCGAGGACTTCGGCTCGGCCGGTGAGAAGCCGACGCATCCCGAGCTACTGGACACGCTGGCGGTGCGCTTCCAGAGCGACATGAAGTGGAGCATCAAGTCGCTGCTGCGCGAACTGGTGACCAGTGCTGCCTACCGCCAGGATGGAACCACCTCCCCGGAAATGGCGGAGCGCGATGCCGGCAACCGCCTGCTCGCCCGCGGCCCTCGCCAACGCCTGACCGGTGAGATGGCCCGCGATCACGCGCTGGCGGCAAGCGGACTAATCACCCAGCGCGACGGCGGCGCTCCAGCCTATCCGCCGCTGCCAGCGGGCGTGTGGAGGCCCTTCGATGCCGGCGACAAGTGGATGACACCGCCCGAGGGCGATGCGGGCCGCTACACGCGCTCGGTGTATGTCTACTGGAAACGTAGTATTCCGTATCCGACGCTGGCCACTTTCGATGCTCCATCGCGCGAGCTGTGCTCGAAGCGGCGGATCCTTTCCAACACGCCCCTGCAAGCGCTGGCCGTCTTGAACGACCCGGCATTCCACGAGTGCGCGCAGGGTCTTGCCCGGCAGATGAAATACCAGGTGGGCGGCGATGGGGATGCCCGGCTATCGCTCGGCTACCGCACTACGACTTCGCGAACCATTACGCCGGATCGACTCGGCGAACTGCGGGCGCTTTTCCAGAAGCTGGAGAAGGACTATGCCGCGAATCCCGATCTCATGAAGGGGATGGCGGGCACACCCGATGGCGCGGCCTACACCGTGATCGGGTCGGTGCTGCTCAATCTCGATGAAGCCTTGATCCGCTGA
- a CDS encoding Maf family protein, with product MNVILASASPRRRELLSAAGVNFEVVASPAEEIHDASVPLDELCEKNAELKALAVAEDYPDSAVIGADTLVWIEGEPLGKPRDLDEARMMLRKLSGRSHTVCTGVCVVFPGKTVKRFHELTTVRFRPLDEETITAYFEKTNPLDKAGAYGIQDSGEMIVEGIEGAFDNVMGLPVARLLEVLQNA from the coding sequence GTGAACGTGATTTTGGCATCGGCCTCACCGCGACGGCGGGAACTGCTTTCCGCCGCTGGAGTGAACTTCGAAGTCGTGGCTTCGCCCGCAGAGGAGATCCACGATGCGTCGGTCCCGCTCGATGAGCTTTGTGAAAAGAATGCCGAACTGAAGGCGCTGGCGGTGGCGGAGGATTACCCTGACTCCGCGGTGATCGGCGCCGACACGTTGGTGTGGATCGAGGGCGAGCCGCTCGGCAAGCCGCGCGATCTGGACGAAGCGCGCATGATGCTGAGGAAACTCAGCGGCCGGTCGCATACGGTTTGCACCGGTGTTTGCGTGGTCTTCCCCGGAAAGACGGTGAAGCGCTTTCACGAACTGACCACCGTGCGATTCCGTCCGCTGGATGAGGAAACGATCACCGCCTACTTCGAAAAGACCAACCCGCTCGACAAAGCAGGCGCTTATGGAATTCAGGACAGCGGAGAGATGATCGTGGAGGGCATCGAGGGAGCTTTCGACAATGTCATGGGCCTGCCGGTAGCACGGCTGTTGGAGGTGCTTCAGAATGCCTGA
- a CDS encoding DUF1501 domain-containing protein, translating into MFPDVQTEKLRHITRRRFLRDCPGGVGGLWLAAQGLAGAAGKLKISHDPTAPLAPLLPSFAPKAKRIIYLHMDGAPSQLELFDYKPVLAKYNGKECPKEYLEGQRFAFIQGVPKMLGPQFAFKQHGQCGAWVSDRLPELAKHVDKLCFIKTMQTDQFNHGPAQLLLHTGNQNLGYPAMGSWLTWGLGTENQNLPGFMVLISGGRFPRAGASLWGSGFLPSVYQGVQCRSAGDPILNTTNPAGISRDVRRAALDTLAKLNTKAHQDFGDPETITRIAQYEMAYRMQVSVPEVMSIADEPAHIHEMYGTSPGKDSFANNCLLARRLAESGVRFIQLFDWGWDSHGSNAGESLNDGFVKKCRDIDKAIGALLTDLEQRGMLEDTLVVWGGEFGRTPMQENRGGGEGNQFTGRDHNPNAFTIWMAGAGVKPGFTFGETDEMGYHVASDPVHLRDFHATMLHLFGFEHQRLAFPFQGLDQKLTGVKPAKVVKGILA; encoded by the coding sequence ATGTTTCCCGACGTTCAAACCGAAAAGCTCCGGCACATCACCCGCCGTCGATTCCTGCGTGACTGCCCGGGAGGAGTTGGCGGGCTGTGGCTTGCGGCCCAGGGACTCGCCGGGGCCGCGGGGAAACTCAAGATTTCCCACGACCCGACCGCGCCGCTCGCGCCGTTGCTGCCGTCGTTCGCGCCGAAGGCGAAGCGGATCATCTACCTCCACATGGATGGCGCGCCCAGCCAGCTCGAACTCTTCGACTACAAGCCGGTGCTGGCGAAATACAACGGCAAGGAGTGCCCGAAGGAATACCTGGAGGGCCAACGCTTCGCCTTCATCCAAGGCGTGCCGAAGATGCTCGGCCCGCAGTTCGCCTTCAAGCAGCACGGCCAGTGCGGCGCGTGGGTGTCCGACCGGCTGCCGGAGCTGGCGAAGCACGTGGACAAGCTGTGCTTCATCAAAACGATGCAGACGGACCAGTTCAACCACGGTCCGGCGCAGCTCCTCCTTCACACCGGCAACCAGAACCTCGGCTATCCCGCGATGGGTTCGTGGCTCACCTGGGGTCTCGGCACGGAGAACCAGAACCTGCCCGGCTTCATGGTGCTTATTTCGGGCGGTCGCTTCCCACGAGCCGGTGCCTCGCTGTGGGGCAGCGGTTTCCTGCCTTCTGTCTATCAAGGCGTGCAGTGCCGGTCCGCCGGAGATCCCATTCTCAATACGACCAATCCCGCGGGCATCAGCCGCGATGTCCGTCGGGCGGCGCTGGATACGCTGGCCAAGCTCAATACCAAGGCACACCAGGACTTCGGTGATCCCGAGACGATCACCCGCATTGCCCAGTATGAAATGGCCTATCGCATGCAGGTCTCGGTGCCTGAGGTGATGAGCATCGCGGACGAGCCCGCCCACATCCACGAGATGTATGGCACCTCGCCGGGTAAGGATTCCTTCGCCAACAACTGCCTGCTTGCCCGCCGTCTCGCAGAGTCCGGCGTGCGCTTCATCCAGCTATTCGACTGGGGCTGGGACTCGCACGGGTCGAATGCCGGCGAGTCGCTCAACGACGGCTTCGTGAAGAAGTGCCGCGACATCGACAAGGCGATCGGCGCACTGCTGACCGACCTGGAGCAGCGGGGAATGTTAGAGGACACCTTGGTGGTGTGGGGTGGCGAGTTTGGCCGCACGCCGATGCAGGAGAACCGCGGCGGCGGCGAGGGCAACCAATTCACCGGCCGTGACCACAATCCGAATGCCTTCACCATCTGGATGGCGGGCGCGGGCGTGAAGCCGGGCTTCACCTTCGGCGAGACGGATGAAATGGGCTACCACGTCGCTTCTGACCCGGTGCACCTGCGGGATTTCCACGCGACGATGCTTCACCTCTTCGGCTTCGAACACCAGCGGCTGGCCTTCCCATTCCAAGGGCTGGACCAGAAGCTCACCGGCGTGAAACCGGCGAAGGTGGTGAAGGGGATTCTCGCGTAG